TCCTCAGGGCATGTCCAGCCGAGACGCACGGCCTCCTCTAGGGAGTACGGGGTATAGCACCGTGTGCAGGCGGTCCTGTTGTACTTCCCCTCCTCCGGGAAAAATCCGGCATTGAGGGTGATCTTTCCCCGGCGCACCGCGTCGAAGGCGGCCTCCGGCGTTACGCGGTTGAGGTCGAGACCGTTGAACTCCCGCCCGAGTTTTGCGGGGTGGGTGGAGTGGGCGTCTGAGTTCGAGAGGAAGGGGACGCCGTCGAGTTCCCGTATCCCGGCGCCGTACGAGGTGTCGGCCGAGAGGCCGAGTTCCAGGAAGTCGATCGTCTCCCCGCCATAGCACGACGCCACCGAGTCATGTGCCGCATAGAGGGATGTCCAGGGGGTGAAGGCATGGGCCGGCCCGACAAGGCCGCCGAGGTCGTGGACGGCGGCGGCGATCGCCTCGCCGGTGAGGTGGACATGCGGCCGCCCACCCGTGGCGATGTCCTTGCTATGCGGTGCGAAGATGCCGGCCAGCTCCTCGAAGGCGGAGAAGTCTTTCATGAGGATGAGGTGGTGGACTCTCCCCTTCCCCTCCACCTCTGCTGTCGGGAGGACGGCGATGCCGGTGTCGTTCTCGTGCTCTTCCCATGCCTTCCGCCATGCAGGATGGAGGGCGTCCCCGCTCCCGAGGACGCTGATCCCCTTCATGGCCGCACCGGCAAGGAGGCTCTCCGGCGTCATCGAGGGCGAGGTCGCCATGGAATAGGGCGAATGAATGTGGAAGTCGGCGTAGACTGACATGGTTCTGGCAGATTATTCTGCCGTCTATCGGGATTAGTCTATGCCGGAGGGTCGGGGTGGTCAATTAACCGAAGGTTTCGCTGTCCGGGAGCAGCGAGCGATAGCGAGTTCGAGGAAATCTTTCATTTTTTGCGTCTGTCCCCCGTAGACCGTATGGGGAAAGGCAGTGGATCTGCGTCTTCCTCCGGGGGTCAAAGCCCCCCGGT
This window of the Methanofollis ethanolicus genome carries:
- a CDS encoding endonuclease Q family protein yields the protein MSVYADFHIHSPYSMATSPSMTPESLLAGAAMKGISVLGSGDALHPAWRKAWEEHENDTGIAVLPTAEVEGKGRVHHLILMKDFSAFEELAGIFAPHSKDIATGGRPHVHLTGEAIAAAVHDLGGLVGPAHAFTPWTSLYAAHDSVASCYGGETIDFLELGLSADTSYGAGIRELDGVPFLSNSDAHSTHPAKLGREFNGLDLNRVTPEAAFDAVRRGKITLNAGFFPEEGKYNRTACTRCYTPYSLEEAVRLGWTCPEDGGQIKKGVFDRARELGGGAPSERPPYYHVIPLGEIIRVVLGVSSATTKKVEARYYRLVETFGTEIAVLAEVPVAEIREADPAVGAAVEAFREGRVHLVPGGGGKYGTFTLP